The following nucleotide sequence is from Flavimarina sp. Hel_I_48.
ATTGGAAAATTTTTCAGGCAGCATCCGGTCTGCCTGTAATGCATCCTGGGGCCGAAAGAGCGCGATACTATCTATCAAAAGAGCGATAAAAAGTGCTAAAATGCAAAGCCACCCCAAGGGAAAAAAAATGTGATACCAATAGGAAAACAAAAAAAGCACGACGATAACCGCAAGCGCGTAAAATAGGCGCATGCTCAAATAAAGGGATTGTATGAATTTAAAAAATTTCACCTAGCGGGGTATTTCTACAGACTGTACCAGCAAATCAATGACCGTCTCTGGGGTCATGCCCTCCATCTCGCGTTCTGGGGAAAGGATGATGCGATGTCCCATAACTGGTTTTACCACCTGCTTCACGTCTTCCGGAGTTACAAAATCCCTCCCATTAATGGCTGCAAAAGCCTTTGAAGCGTTCATTATGGCTAAGGAGGCACGGGGAGAACCGCCCAGGTATAAATGGGGGTGTGTCCTTGATTTTACTACGATCTCAGCAATATAGTGCAGTATTTTCTCTTCAATAAGCACATCTCTGGTCTGTGCTCTAAAGGTTGCCAATTGGGCAGGGTTTATAGCCGAATTTATGAGCTCTAAAGGTTGTTTTTTTCGCTCGTGATGCGTTTTTAAAATGGCGACTTCATCATTTAACTTAGGATACTCAACTTTGATCTTAAATAGAAAACGGTCCAGCTGCGCTTCGGGCAGGGCGTAAGTTCCTTCTTGTTCAATGGGGTTCTGGGTCGCGAGCACCATAAAGGGTGGCTCCATTTTATGTTCTTTTCCATCAATGGTTACCTGCTGCTCTTCCATAACCTCAAAAAGCGCTGCCTGCGTTTTTGCCGGTGCCCGGTTGATCTCGTCAATGAGCACAATATTAGAAAATATAGGACCTTGTTTGAACTCAAACGAACTGGTTTTCATGTTCAGGATGGAGGTTCCCAAAACATCGCTGGGCATAAGATCTGGCGTAAATTGAATACGGCTGAACTGTGTGTCCAGCGTTCGGGCAAAAAGCTTTGCGGTGATGGTTTTCGCGATCCCGGGCACACCTTCTATGAGTACGTGACCATCCGCGAGCAGTGCTACAATTAGCAGTTCTATAAATTCCTGCTGACCTACGATCACTTTGGCGAGCTCTTCTTTTAACCGTGTAACGGTTTCATGCAGTTCTTCAAGGGGAATACGGTTTTTAAAATCCATGTCCCCGCTTTCGATATGCTGCTC
It contains:
- a CDS encoding AAA family ATPase produces the protein MDFKNRIPLEELHETVTRLKEELAKVIVGQQEFIELLIVALLADGHVLIEGVPGIAKTITAKLFARTLDTQFSRIQFTPDLMPSDVLGTSILNMKTSSFEFKQGPIFSNIVLIDEINRAPAKTQAALFEVMEEQQVTIDGKEHKMEPPFMVLATQNPIEQEGTYALPEAQLDRFLFKIKVEYPKLNDEVAILKTHHERKKQPLELINSAINPAQLATFRAQTRDVLIEEKILHYIAEIVVKSRTHPHLYLGGSPRASLAIMNASKAFAAINGRDFVTPEDVKQVVKPVMGHRIILSPEREMEGMTPETVIDLLVQSVEIPR